Proteins from a single region of Gammaproteobacteria bacterium:
- a CDS encoding ATP-binding protein, whose product MPTQTPLIPTTPPVTPLKKSLKFQLPFLFILLALVIILTTLFSTSWIIESALENRAHTNHIIQSLLLIQALLIVLAIFYLFFIIQRILITPLKAIIAQLHQAVDDGSTTNTIIKTNATNELKVLVYWANRRTFLLKKAESTIRKHNEHLEEVVHARTHELEFAKELAEAANLSKTEFLANMSHELRTPMHGILSYSNFGIKKLETAPLEKLGKYFQNINTSGKRLLKLLNDLLDLSKLEAGQMDFSMSENDMTTVIQSCINEQEVRIEECGLVLNNIPAECQTKFSFDATRVGQVITNLFSNAIKFTPAGKTITITVTEDMLMKDTGIFPALRVTVKDQGIGIPEDELESIFDKFVQSSKTKTGAGGTGLGLSICREIIQHHNGSIDATSTAGEGASFSFIIPTSDTELDME is encoded by the coding sequence ATGCCTACACAAACCCCACTCATTCCAACAACACCACCCGTCACTCCCTTAAAGAAAAGTTTAAAATTTCAGCTTCCATTTTTGTTTATTCTTCTCGCACTGGTTATTATTTTAACAACACTTTTTTCAACAAGCTGGATCATCGAATCCGCACTTGAAAACCGAGCACACACAAACCATATTATTCAATCCCTACTACTCATTCAGGCTCTGTTAATTGTACTTGCCATTTTTTATCTGTTTTTTATTATTCAACGTATTTTAATCACGCCACTAAAAGCGATCATAGCTCAGCTGCATCAAGCGGTTGATGATGGTTCGACTACAAATACAATTATTAAAACAAATGCAACAAATGAGTTGAAGGTACTGGTTTATTGGGCGAATAGACGTACCTTCTTATTAAAAAAAGCTGAGTCAACAATCCGAAAACATAATGAGCATCTAGAAGAAGTCGTCCATGCAAGAACTCATGAACTTGAGTTTGCCAAAGAATTAGCAGAGGCCGCTAATTTGTCCAAAACCGAATTTCTTGCCAATATGTCTCATGAGTTACGCACGCCCATGCATGGAATTTTGAGCTACTCAAATTTTGGCATCAAAAAACTGGAAACAGCACCACTTGAAAAGCTTGGAAAATACTTCCAAAACATCAACACCAGCGGCAAACGGCTTTTAAAGCTACTCAACGACCTGCTGGATCTTTCAAAATTGGAAGCTGGGCAGATGGACTTTTCCATGTCAGAAAATGATATGACGACTGTGATTCAATCTTGCATCAATGAACAAGAAGTTCGTATCGAAGAGTGTGGGCTTGTTTTAAATAATATTCCCGCTGAGTGCCAAACAAAATTTTCTTTTGATGCAACACGTGTTGGCCAGGTCATCACCAACTTATTCTCCAATGCGATTAAATTCACACCTGCAGGAAAAACTATCACAATTACAGTCACTGAAGATATGCTGATGAAAGATACCGGTATTTTTCCAGCACTGCGCGTGACGGTAAAAGACCAAGGAATTGGTATTCCTGAAGATGAGTTGGAAAGTATTTTTGATAAGTTTGTACAGAGCAGTAAAACCAAAACAGGTGCAGGCGGTACAGGCCTTGGTTTATCGATTTGCAGAGAAATTATTCAACACCATAACGGCAGCATTGACGCAACGAGCACAGCAGGAGAAGGCGCTTCATTTAGCTTTATTATTCCAACGAGTGATACCGAACTGGATATGGAATAG
- a CDS encoding outer membrane lipoprotein-sorting protein, whose product MKINGIKAIVTLLLISLAWGAQAETAEEKGLEIAIAMDERDTGFHDLTADMVMTLRNRKGDESVRDIRIRTLEVEGDGDKSISIFDRPRDIKGTAMLTFSHGLEPDDQWLYLPGLKRVKRISSKNKSGPFMGSEFAYEDLSSQELEKYTYKWLRDEPCGDWQCYVIERIPAYKYSGYKRIISWIDKAEYRAIKVEYFDRKNSKLKTLIMSDYNEYIDRYWRAGDMFMENHQTGKSTRLEWKNYQFQTGLTEKDFNKNALKRIR is encoded by the coding sequence ATGAAGATTAATGGTATTAAAGCAATTGTTACCCTGTTATTAATAAGTCTCGCATGGGGTGCTCAAGCCGAAACAGCAGAAGAGAAAGGTCTGGAGATTGCTATCGCTATGGATGAGCGTGATACAGGTTTCCATGATCTGACGGCAGACATGGTGATGACACTGCGTAATCGTAAAGGTGATGAAAGTGTTCGTGATATTCGAATTCGCACGCTGGAAGTTGAGGGCGATGGTGATAAAAGCATCTCGATATTTGATCGTCCACGAGATATCAAGGGGACGGCAATGTTGACGTTTTCGCATGGTTTGGAGCCGGATGATCAGTGGCTTTATCTTCCTGGATTGAAGCGGGTGAAGCGGATTAGTTCAAAAAACAAATCAGGGCCGTTCATGGGAAGTGAGTTTGCTTATGAAGATCTGAGTTCACAAGAGCTGGAAAAATATACCTATAAATGGCTGCGGGATGAGCCGTGTGGTGATTGGCAATGTTATGTGATTGAGCGAATACCTGCTTACAAATACTCAGGTTACAAACGTATTATTTCGTGGATTGATAAAGCTGAATATCGCGCTATCAAAGTTGAATATTTTGACCGTAAAAACTCAAAATTGAAGACCCTGATAATGAGTGATTATAACGAATATATTGATCGCTACTGGAGAGCGGGCGATATGTTCATGGAAAATCACCAGACTGGAAAAAGCACCCGTCTGGAATGGAAAAACTATCAGTTTCAAACAGGCCTGACTGAAAAAGATTTTAACAAAAATGCGTTAAAACGGATTCGATAA
- a CDS encoding MMPL family transporter — translation MVEQYARWVIRLRWLIVFLTLGVVGLLASGGQYLSFSNDYRVFFSEENPQLTAFENLQDTYTKNDNILFMIMPKGGEVFTPDVLEAVVELTEDSWQIPYSIRVDSISNYQHTYASGDDLIVADLVEEPRTLTTEQLQSIKNIALNEPLLVNRIISQTAHATGVNVVVELPGNDTNEAFEVAAFAREIKANIETEFPQVDVYMTGIVLMNNAFPEASQEDMQTLVPLSYLVVIVGAFLFLRSIAGTIGTVLVIVFSTLMAMGSAGWLGIQLTPPAMSAPTMILTLAVADSIHFLVTMLHEMRKGSSKNDAIVESLRINFQPIFLTSITTAVGFLSMNFSDAPPFRDLGNITAMGVMYAFFLSVLLLPAVMAILPVKVKPSKTLSSRLMEQFAEFVIRRRQKLFWGMAGIILLSIAFIPKNELNDIFVNYFDESIEFRTHTDLVAENLTGLYFIDYSLESGESGGISNPDFLKKVDQFADWYRQQPETKHVNVITDTFKRLNKNMHGDDPAYYKLPEERDLAAQYLLLYEMSLPYGLDLNNQVNVDKSATRISITLGTLSTKNILELELRAEAWLKENAPEMLTTGASPSVMFAHIGERNIRSMLTGTVVALILISMILMVALRSVKMGLISLVPNLIPAAIAFGVWGLFVGEVGLALSVVVTMTLGIVVDDTVHFISKYLRAQRENNLNSQDAVRYAFANVGVALWVTSLLLIAGFLVLTLSAFELNSGMGLLTAITIGVALAVDFLFLPTLLMKLEGKKA, via the coding sequence GTGGTAGAACAGTATGCTCGTTGGGTCATTCGTTTACGCTGGCTGATTGTTTTTTTGACTTTAGGTGTCGTTGGTTTATTGGCCAGTGGCGGCCAGTATCTGTCATTTAGTAATGACTATCGCGTCTTTTTCAGTGAAGAAAACCCGCAGCTTACTGCTTTTGAAAATTTACAAGATACCTACACTAAAAACGATAATATCCTGTTTATGATCATGCCAAAGGGTGGTGAGGTTTTTACGCCTGACGTATTGGAAGCTGTGGTTGAACTAACAGAAGATTCATGGCAGATACCCTACTCCATTCGGGTGGATTCAATCAGTAACTATCAGCACACTTATGCATCGGGTGATGATCTGATTGTTGCTGATTTAGTTGAAGAACCAAGAACTCTAACGACTGAGCAGTTGCAATCTATTAAAAATATTGCGCTGAACGAGCCATTACTTGTTAACAGGATTATTTCTCAGACGGCACACGCAACGGGTGTAAATGTTGTGGTTGAGTTGCCTGGTAATGATACAAATGAAGCGTTTGAAGTTGCAGCGTTTGCGCGTGAAATTAAAGCAAACATTGAAACTGAATTTCCTCAGGTTGACGTTTATATGACGGGCATTGTTCTAATGAATAATGCATTTCCTGAAGCCAGCCAAGAAGATATGCAGACATTAGTGCCACTTTCATATCTGGTTGTTATTGTTGGAGCGTTTCTATTTTTACGCAGTATTGCTGGTACCATTGGTACTGTACTTGTTATCGTTTTTTCAACGCTGATGGCAATGGGCAGTGCGGGCTGGTTGGGGATTCAACTCACACCGCCGGCAATGTCTGCCCCGACGATGATTTTGACGCTGGCGGTGGCAGACAGTATTCATTTTCTGGTGACAATGTTGCATGAAATGCGCAAAGGAAGTAGTAAAAATGATGCCATTGTCGAGAGTTTACGCATTAATTTTCAGCCAATTTTCCTGACTTCAATCACGACAGCAGTTGGCTTTCTTAGTATGAATTTTAGTGATGCGCCACCATTTCGTGACTTGGGTAATATTACAGCAATGGGTGTGATGTATGCATTTTTTCTGAGCGTACTGTTGTTACCTGCAGTTATGGCGATATTGCCGGTTAAAGTGAAACCATCAAAAACACTTTCATCTCGTTTGATGGAGCAATTTGCAGAATTTGTGATTCGTCGTCGTCAAAAACTGTTTTGGGGTATGGCGGGCATTATTTTGCTCTCTATCGCTTTTATTCCAAAAAACGAATTGAATGATATCTTTGTTAACTATTTTGACGAAAGTATTGAATTTCGCACACATACCGACCTTGTGGCGGAAAATTTAACGGGTCTCTATTTTATTGATTATTCGCTTGAGAGTGGCGAAAGCGGTGGCATCAGTAATCCCGATTTTTTGAAAAAAGTGGATCAATTCGCAGACTGGTATAGGCAGCAACCTGAAACCAAGCATGTCAATGTGATTACAGATACGTTTAAACGACTGAATAAAAATATGCATGGTGATGACCCAGCCTATTATAAACTGCCTGAAGAGCGTGATCTCGCAGCACAATATCTGCTGCTTTATGAGATGTCGCTGCCCTACGGGCTGGATTTGAATAATCAGGTTAATGTTGATAAGTCAGCGACGCGTATCTCAATTACATTGGGTACTCTTTCGACTAAAAATATTCTTGAACTGGAGTTAAGAGCCGAAGCGTGGTTAAAAGAAAATGCGCCCGAAATGCTGACAACTGGCGCAAGCCCGTCGGTGATGTTTGCCCATATTGGTGAGCGCAATATTCGCAGTATGCTGACTGGAACTGTGGTTGCACTGATATTGATCTCAATGATTTTGATGGTGGCATTGCGTTCTGTAAAAATGGGTCTGATCAGTCTGGTTCCCAACCTAATTCCAGCCGCAATTGCTTTTGGTGTATGGGGATTATTTGTTGGTGAGGTCGGTCTGGCACTCTCTGTTGTGGTGACGATGACATTAGGAATTGTCGTGGATGATACGGTTCACTTTATTAGCAAATATCTGCGAGCCCAACGGGAGAATAACCTGAACTCACAAGATGCAGTGCGCTATGCATTTGCCAATGTCGGGGTTGCCTTATGGGTGACTTCGCTGCTGTTGATCGCTGGGTTTTTAGTCCTGACGTTATCCGCATTCGAGCTCAATTCTGGTATGGGATTGTTGACTGCGATTACGATTGGAGTGGCATTGGCGGTTGATTTTCTATTTTTACCCACATTACTCATGAAACTTGAAGGAAAAAAAGCATGA